One window from the genome of Pyrobaculum ferrireducens encodes:
- a CDS encoding right-handed parallel beta-helix repeat-containing protein yields the protein MILCSYGVCMWDVLRGWGVLGFFVAWISVLLGSALAAAALVVSQSNVAVVVNVTGGMGPVELGGGLFATYKVRPADFCVVVQNAANVTLLVREVRCSAGVLVVNSTDVKIYGGLVEGNPSLPVYRRGAGIYIYNSTNVSVVGVELRYFHDGVYVERSRGVYIAGVLVGDSRYGVHVMFSRDVGLANVTARGNYVGAAVMYTQNAEVSRCKFVENINWSEGYGLFIADVSGGVFKDNYVAGNVHGVYLLVMGGWGNATSIKIAGNTVRENYVGLTYRGAPSPGVKIINNTFVGNAVPAIYVDIFLAGGSLNGVVVMGNTWQGHASHRPYIYRSYFAEALAKTDFLIAPLSSSPARFLVDSLAVGNVAFIDPQPKPQRGEVGQLHLALAAAALLLVLLARR from the coding sequence GTGATTTTGTGTAGCTACGGGGTGTGTATGTGGGATGTGTTGAGGGGTTGGGGGGTGTTGGGGTTTTTTGTGGCTTGGATTTCTGTGTTGTTGGGTTCTGCGTTGGCCGCGGCGGCGCTTGTGGTTAGCCAGAGCAACGTGGCTGTTGTGGTGAACGTGACGGGGGGTATGGGGCCTGTGGAGCTTGGTGGGGGGCTTTTTGCGACTTACAAGGTGCGACCCGCCGACTTCTGCGTGGTGGTGCAGAACGCGGCTAACGTTACGCTACTTGTGAGGGAGGTTAGGTGCTCCGCCGGGGTGCTGGTGGTTAACTCCACAGATGTGAAGATCTACGGCGGGTTGGTTGAGGGGAATCCCAGCCTCCCGGTGTACCGGCGGGGCGCCGGCATCTATATATACAACTCCACGAATGTCTCTGTCGTAGGCGTTGAGTTGCGCTACTTCCACGACGGGGTGTATGTAGAGCGGTCGCGGGGTGTGTATATCGCCGGGGTGTTGGTGGGAGACAGCCGCTATGGGGTACACGTCATGTTTAGCAGAGATGTCGGCCTCGCCAACGTCACGGCGAGGGGGAACTACGTGGGGGCCGCCGTTATGTATACGCAAAACGCCGAGGTTAGCCGCTGCAAATTCGTCGAGAATATAAACTGGTCTGAGGGATATGGGCTCTTCATCGCCGACGTCTCTGGGGGGGTCTTCAAAGACAACTACGTCGCGGGCAACGTCCACGGCGTGTACCTCCTCGTGATGGGAGGCTGGGGAAACGCAACCAGTATAAAGATAGCTGGGAACACCGTCAGGGAGAACTACGTGGGTCTGACTTACAGAGGCGCGCCGTCCCCCGGCGTCAAGATTATAAACAACACCTTTGTGGGAAACGCCGTGCCGGCTATCTACGTCGACATCTTCCTCGCTGGTGGTTCCCTCAACGGCGTGGTGGTCATGGGCAACACGTGGCAGGGTCACGCCTCGCATAGGCCGTACATCTACAGAAGCTACTTCGCCGAGGCCCTCGCGAAGACGGACTTCCTCATAGCCCCCCTCTCCTCATCGCCCGCGCGCTTCCTTGTTGACTCCCTAGCCGTGGGCAACGTCGCGTTCATCGACCCGCAGCCAAAGCCGCAGAGAGGCGAGGTGGGCCAGTTGCACCTGGCGCTGGCCGCCGCGGCTCTCCTCCTCGTCCTCCTGGCGAGGAGATGA